Genomic window (Candidatus Angelobacter sp.):
GTCGCCGTCCACGCGTCCCGTGGACCGGGTCGCGGAGTTTGGGTTGGCGGGCGCAAAACGCGACACCTCACCTGGCAAGCTAACGATGTCAGACCCGTCTCAATCCTTGTTCGCGGCGATACTGGACGATGATCGCGCCACGGTGAAGGCGTTGCTCGAAGAGGATCCGCGCCTGCCCGTGCATGCAACACAAACGGAAGCGCGATGCGAATCGGGCATCGCGCATTGGATTTATGTGGGGGACACCGCCCTGCATGTCGCCGCGGCCGGATATCGGGTGGAGATCGCGAAAATGTTACTCGCGGCCGGCGCGGACCCGGACTCGGCAAAGAATCATCGCCGCAGCCGGCCGCTCCACTACGCCTCGGATGGTTATTTGGAAAGCCCCTTCTGGGACGCAAAACGGCAGGTGGCGATGATCCGTCTTCTGCTCAAAGCGGGCGCTGATCTCCATGCCCGGGACAAAAACGGCGCCACCCCTCTGCATCGCGCGGTGCGCACGCGGTGCGCCGCTGCGGTTCGGTGTCTTCTCGATGCGGGGAGCGATGCGACGCTTCAAAACAAACCCGGCTCCACGCCCTTCCACCTGGCGGTCCAGAACACGGGCCGCGGTGGAAGCGGTGCGGAAAGGGCAAAGGCCGCGCAACGTGAGATCATCCGGACCTTTCTCGAGAGAGGCGTGAGCGCGGCGCTTAAAGATAGGAACGGAAAAACCGTCCTCGATTGGGCCCGGAATGAATCGATCCGACAACTGCTTTCAGGCAATGACTCGTGAACATGCGCTTCAGCGACTTGAGCAATCAGAAGGATTGCGAAAACAATTCGACTCTGTAGTGTAGAGATCAACGCCGCAGGCCACATCGCCGAGCCCGGGTCGTTCGACAATGACGCCATGAAAACCAGGACAACGCTTCGCAGGTTCTCTTCGTCCGTTCTTGCATTTGTCCTCGGCGGACTCAGTGCCATGGGACACCCGCTTGACACCTGGCACGTTCGGCATTCTGGCTCCGATACGCTTAATGGCGTCACGTATGGCGCCGGACTGTTCGTCGCGGTGGGAGGGAATGGAACCCTCCTGACCTCGCCAACGGGCGAGAGTTGGACACCGCAGAACGCCGGCACGAACGCCTCGCTCAATGACGTGACCTGCGGCAACGGAACGTTTGTTGTGGTGGGCGCGAACGGTCTGATTTTGACGTCCTCGAACGGAACCAATTGGACGGTGGAAGGCTCGGGCGTTGGCAG
Coding sequences:
- a CDS encoding ankyrin repeat domain-containing protein, whose product is MSDPSQSLFAAILDDDRATVKALLEEDPRLPVHATQTEARCESGIAHWIYVGDTALHVAAAGYRVEIAKMLLAAGADPDSAKNHRRSRPLHYASDGYLESPFWDAKRQVAMIRLLLKAGADLHARDKNGATPLHRAVRTRCAAAVRCLLDAGSDATLQNKPGSTPFHLAVQNTGRGGSGAERAKAAQREIIRTFLERGVSAALKDRNGKTVLDWARNESIRQLLSGNDS